A genomic region of Armatimonadota bacterium contains the following coding sequences:
- a CDS encoding DUF4446 family protein, giving the protein MKDQVLIWMLGAAAGILLVLVGVLGMWVQRLVRAARASAEGSVVEQLREHRQALEEVRSDLRGVYASLEELGDQLLRCVQRVGLVRFDAFEDVGGRVSFSLALLDSRGDGVVLSVLNGREAVRAYAKILRNGIPSHPLSEEEKEAIAMARGTRQTHAGR; this is encoded by the coding sequence ATGAAGGATCAGGTGTTGATCTGGATGCTGGGAGCGGCGGCAGGGATCCTCCTGGTGCTCGTGGGCGTTCTGGGCATGTGGGTGCAGCGGCTGGTGCGGGCGGCTCGGGCCAGCGCGGAGGGTTCTGTGGTGGAGCAGCTCCGGGAGCACCGTCAGGCCCTCGAGGAGGTCCGATCCGACCTCCGGGGCGTGTACGCGTCCCTGGAGGAGCTGGGAGATCAGCTCCTTCGGTGCGTCCAACGGGTGGGACTGGTGCGGTTCGATGCCTTCGAGGATGTGGGCGGCCGCGTCTCCTTCTCCCTCGCCCTCCTGGACAGCAGGGGCGATGGCGTGGTGCTCAGCGTCCTCAACGGCCGGGAGGCGGTGCGGGCGTACGCGAAGATCCTCCGGAACGGAATCCCCTCGCACCCTCTCTCCGAGGAGGAGAAGGAGGCCATCGCCATGGCCCGGGGTACGCGGCAGACCCACGCGGGCCGGTAG